A part of Eubacterium sp. AB3007 genomic DNA contains:
- the trpC gene encoding indole-3-glycerol phosphate synthase TrpC produces the protein MTILEQLAAYAHIRVKEAKQRRPLAEIKLQAMKTEKGDFAFEKALKGQDLSFICECKKASPSRGLIAPDYPYLKIAREYEEAGADCISVLTEPRWFLGSEEHLKEIASEVSVPCLRKDFTVDEYMIYEAKLLGASAVLLICSLLSEGQIREYINLCDVLGLSALVEAHDEAEVSMALGAGARLIGVNNRNLRDFSVDTDNSLRLRAQIPDDVLFVSESGVKEAADIARLREIGVDAVLVGETLMRAKDKRARLAELRGGV, from the coding sequence ATGACGATACTAGAACAGTTGGCTGCATACGCGCATATTCGCGTGAAGGAAGCAAAGCAGAGGCGACCGCTTGCTGAAATCAAACTACAGGCGATGAAAACAGAGAAAGGCGACTTTGCTTTTGAGAAGGCGCTTAAGGGCCAGGACCTCTCGTTTATATGCGAGTGTAAGAAGGCATCGCCCTCCAGGGGCCTGATCGCCCCGGATTATCCGTATCTAAAGATTGCCAGAGAGTACGAAGAAGCCGGAGCAGATTGCATTTCTGTGCTGACGGAACCAAGATGGTTTCTGGGAAGCGAAGAGCATCTGAAAGAGATCGCCTCAGAAGTATCCGTACCTTGTCTGCGAAAAGACTTCACTGTGGATGAATATATGATCTACGAGGCGAAGTTGCTGGGTGCTTCGGCGGTGCTTCTGATCTGTTCTCTGTTGAGTGAAGGACAGATCAGGGAATATATCAACCTCTGTGATGTACTGGGACTCTCAGCGCTGGTGGAAGCCCATGATGAGGCGGAGGTGTCTATGGCACTTGGAGCGGGCGCAAGGCTGATCGGGGTCAACAACCGCAATCTGCGTGATTTCTCGGTGGATACAGACAATAGCCTGAGGCTGCGGGCACAGATCCCTGATGATGTGCTGTTTGTGTCGGAAAGCGGTGTGAAAGAAGCAGCGGACATCGCCAGGCTGCGCGAGATCGGAGTGGATGCTGTTTTGGTCGGAGAGACGCTAATGCGGGCCAAGGATAAGAGAGCCAGACTCGCAGAACTGCGAGGTGGGGTATGA
- a CDS encoding GNAT family N-acetyltransferase — protein sequence METRNLILRESVFDDCVLFAEWEKRADVQEFFTMNEDRDYEEIVRNFINYSQDPTKELFTITIKPSGTPIGRIYLSRIDHEEDSMDITRIYIADTEQRNKGYGEEALRCILEYAFINHHMERVTIDYFTRNMPARHLYHKIGFTDEGTMRHAGKKNGKYYDLCLMSMLRSEYYEKNRVR from the coding sequence TTGGAAACAAGGAATCTTATTCTGAGGGAATCGGTGTTCGATGATTGTGTCCTGTTCGCAGAGTGGGAGAAGAGAGCCGATGTACAGGAGTTCTTTACGATGAACGAGGACAGAGATTACGAGGAGATCGTACGGAACTTCATCAACTATTCCCAGGATCCTACCAAGGAGCTCTTCACAATCACGATCAAACCGAGCGGTACACCCATCGGGAGGATCTACCTGTCCCGAATCGATCATGAGGAAGACTCCATGGACATCACCAGAATCTATATAGCGGATACTGAACAGCGTAACAAGGGATATGGAGAGGAAGCGTTGCGTTGCATACTGGAGTATGCGTTCATCAATCATCACATGGAGCGTGTGACTATCGATTACTTCACACGTAACATGCCGGCCAGACACCTGTACCATAAGATCGGATTTACAGACGAGGGCACCATGCGTCACGCCGGCAAGAAGAACGGAAAGTACTATGACCTCTGTCTCATGTCCATGCTCAGATCCGAGTATTACGAAAAAAATCGTGTCAGATAG
- a CDS encoding Asp23/Gls24 family envelope stress response protein yields the protein MIITKETDYGTISVSNVVFASLITDCIRDGELTNSLWPSTDKGKQVDKNSWNAVSDTAKLIDVDYIDGMRISLEFSVIIRFGLSIRRVTKRLADDIRSAAEESLGLDVARITINIAGVRSRKDARRNTKVVFDYVSD from the coding sequence ATGATCATTACGAAAGAAACCGACTATGGTACCATCAGTGTCTCCAACGTGGTCTTTGCCAGTCTGATCACTGACTGCATCCGTGATGGAGAATTGACCAACAGCCTATGGCCTTCCACAGATAAGGGGAAACAAGTGGACAAGAACAGCTGGAATGCCGTGTCGGATACCGCCAAGCTGATCGATGTGGACTACATCGATGGGATGCGTATCTCTCTGGAGTTCAGTGTCATCATTCGGTTCGGTCTTTCTATTCGCAGGGTCACCAAGCGACTGGCGGATGACATCAGGAGTGCCGCTGAGGAATCACTGGGGCTGGATGTGGCCAGGATCACGATCAATATCGCCGGTGTCCGTTCGCGGAAGGATGCCAGAAGAAACACGAAGGTGGTGTTCGATTATGTATCTGACTGA
- a CDS encoding 1-propanol dehydrogenase PduQ codes for MDNFKIKSNLFFGRDSLCALDEIHDENVLIVCDAFIKKSGMLDNITCHLTNCTISVFDEVVPDPPIEVVSAGIQCLMQCKASILIAVGGGSAIDACKAIRYLAEQKELANIKRCYAIPTTSGTGSEVTQFSVISNKQEGVKYPLIDEALQPTVAILDPELVKSMPPSITADTGMDALTHALEAYVSNDSNDFTDALAEKSITLLMRFLPYAYAHGDDMEAREKVHNASCLAGMAFSMVGLGINHSVAHAIGAKFHIPHGRANAIVLQHSIEFNAHLDSGMETVTARKYQRISKLIGLPYSSVPLAVSSLCSKVRDLNRLFGIPATLEGMDICTEEVEKLRHEMAKAALADPCTKTNPRQPGIEDLELIIDRVKGK; via the coding sequence ATGGATAACTTCAAAATCAAATCCAATCTGTTTTTTGGGCGGGACTCACTTTGTGCATTAGACGAAATCCACGACGAGAACGTGCTCATCGTGTGTGATGCGTTCATCAAGAAATCTGGAATGTTGGATAATATTACCTGCCATCTGACCAACTGTACCATCAGCGTTTTCGATGAGGTAGTACCTGATCCTCCCATCGAGGTGGTATCTGCCGGGATCCAGTGCCTGATGCAGTGTAAGGCCAGCATTCTGATCGCTGTGGGCGGTGGCTCTGCTATCGATGCTTGCAAGGCGATCCGCTATCTGGCAGAGCAGAAAGAACTTGCCAACATCAAGCGCTGTTATGCGATTCCAACCACCAGCGGAACCGGTTCAGAGGTGACGCAGTTCTCTGTGATCTCTAACAAGCAGGAAGGGGTTAAATACCCGTTGATCGATGAGGCGCTACAGCCTACTGTCGCCATCCTCGATCCGGAACTTGTCAAGTCTATGCCGCCCAGTATCACTGCAGACACCGGAATGGATGCGCTGACCCATGCACTGGAGGCTTATGTATCCAATGATTCCAATGACTTCACCGATGCGTTGGCAGAGAAGTCCATCACACTGTTGATGCGTTTCCTTCCCTACGCCTACGCCCATGGGGATGATATGGAGGCACGCGAGAAGGTACATAACGCATCCTGCCTGGCTGGAATGGCATTCAGCATGGTGGGATTGGGTATCAACCACAGCGTAGCGCATGCCATCGGTGCCAAGTTCCACATTCCGCACGGCAGAGCCAATGCCATCGTTCTGCAGCATTCCATCGAGTTTAACGCTCATCTGGACAGCGGTATGGAGACGGTGACCGCCAGAAAGTACCAGAGAATCTCCAAGCTCATAGGTTTGCCGTATTCCAGTGTCCCGCTTGCAGTGAGCAGTCTCTGCAGCAAGGTACGCGATCTGAACAGGCTGTTCGGAATTCCAGCGACCCTGGAAGGGATGGATATATGCACGGAAGAGGTGGAGAAACTTCGTCACGAGATGGCAAAGGCTGCACTGGCCGATCCTTGTACCAAGACCAATCCAAGGCAGCCGGGTATTGAAGATCTGGAATTGATCATCGACCGGGTGAAAGGGAAATAG
- a CDS encoding Spy0128 family protein encodes MKRKFFTSILILLVAFTLSFTSVFADTPLGSDQGAPEDQQTQSQSSEDENTGADPVENPDQNADATKNDEGQQEIDANVENEQNASEEPASAQALRAPAPVTYEKLTFSTKSLALKAKLISSNKDNSKTLTWGKNINYVFTLTPQGGAPGQKKTVNVSLANTYKSPTVEKVVDFGDLTFDKPGEYKYTVTETLKNNSADLYSKFFTRNDTKVRTVTITVTANSDNKLEAKASVSGGAFNNSVFDIDRPYSVMVRPSGINKVKTSLPRGFKHATVYQCEGRSTSTGTYIVWYSVGGAKGYIIYKKAGTTGKWKYVKKVKGYSYLSYRDKHVRNGGFYQYKVIAYTKKTKKKPAINPKDNTGIMSTYFLTKPVCSQSGKTVSWRTNSKADGMRVEVSKNNIFIGSQVYMVPKGRNSLVIPNFSTGNGGYKYVRVMPYKKFDGRYHYGLPWLNGYTYKNFYTNVEFIVKDQFKNESSKHQNSRDVKEMLSMAGQKMWGWDTTQGITYDGKYAYMNVENRYANSIKVIKMDTTNNFKVVKVSAPVQGCHGNDITYNSDTKKLYITYSYFNKRYVARMNPNTMKYEGRNYIKVPYHIAGPHGHKAIRNLNCYNEIHYDNVKKQYLLKKKESHSMIVLDKNFKVIRYMRIHERVEITNQNMQATPEFFFRVQSNYQSNQKNNYVTVFDWHGTYITHFNLKFDGVLGKAELENIFFIGDQMYGACYKKWWDKMPVGSTVKLDKVKKHGKWVFKTKKVTKANQNSLRQLRRTSYIFRIKAFG; translated from the coding sequence TTGAAGAGAAAGTTTTTTACGTCCATTCTGATCCTCCTCGTCGCGTTCACCCTGTCGTTTACGTCTGTGTTTGCGGATACTCCGCTGGGCAGCGACCAGGGTGCACCAGAAGATCAACAGACACAGAGTCAGAGTTCTGAGGATGAGAATACCGGTGCTGATCCGGTCGAGAACCCGGATCAGAACGCAGATGCGACAAAAAACGACGAAGGTCAGCAAGAGATCGATGCCAATGTCGAGAACGAGCAGAATGCTTCGGAAGAGCCTGCATCGGCACAGGCGCTCCGTGCACCGGCCCCAGTTACTTATGAGAAGCTCACCTTCTCCACCAAGTCTCTGGCACTGAAGGCGAAGCTCATCTCCTCCAACAAGGACAATTCTAAGACACTGACCTGGGGGAAGAACATCAACTACGTTTTCACACTCACTCCCCAGGGAGGAGCTCCGGGACAGAAGAAAACTGTCAATGTATCTCTGGCAAACACATATAAGAGTCCAACAGTCGAGAAGGTGGTCGACTTCGGTGATCTGACATTTGACAAGCCGGGCGAATACAAGTACACCGTAACGGAGACACTGAAAAACAACAGCGCAGACCTGTACAGTAAGTTCTTCACCAGGAACGACACCAAGGTCCGCACCGTGACCATCACCGTCACAGCGAACAGCGACAATAAGCTGGAAGCAAAGGCATCCGTCTCAGGTGGTGCTTTCAACAACAGCGTGTTCGACATCGACCGGCCTTATTCCGTCATGGTGAGACCCAGCGGGATCAACAAGGTCAAGACCTCCCTGCCACGCGGATTCAAACATGCTACTGTCTACCAGTGTGAAGGCAGAAGTACTTCCACAGGAACCTACATTGTCTGGTATTCCGTTGGTGGCGCCAAGGGATATATCATCTACAAGAAGGCCGGCACCACCGGCAAGTGGAAATATGTCAAGAAGGTGAAGGGATACAGTTACCTTTCCTACCGTGACAAGCACGTACGCAATGGCGGCTTTTATCAGTACAAGGTCATTGCTTACACCAAGAAAACCAAGAAGAAACCTGCCATCAATCCCAAGGACAACACCGGGATCATGAGCACCTACTTCCTTACCAAGCCGGTCTGCTCCCAATCCGGTAAGACCGTCTCCTGGAGAACCAACAGCAAGGCGGACGGCATGCGTGTCGAGGTCTCCAAGAACAACATCTTCATTGGTTCGCAGGTCTACATGGTACCGAAGGGCAGAAACAGCCTGGTCATCCCGAACTTCAGCACCGGCAATGGCGGCTACAAGTACGTTCGAGTCATGCCCTACAAGAAGTTCGATGGCCGTTATCACTACGGTCTGCCCTGGCTGAATGGATACACCTACAAGAACTTCTACACAAACGTCGAGTTCATCGTGAAGGACCAGTTCAAGAACGAGTCCTCCAAACACCAGAACTCAAGGGACGTGAAAGAGATGCTGTCCATGGCTGGACAGAAGATGTGGGGATGGGATACCACTCAGGGAATCACCTACGATGGCAAGTACGCCTATATGAACGTAGAAAACAGATATGCCAACTCCATCAAGGTCATCAAGATGGATACTACCAACAACTTCAAGGTGGTAAAGGTATCGGCGCCGGTACAGGGTTGTCATGGCAATGACATCACCTATAACAGTGACACCAAGAAGCTCTATATCACCTACTCCTACTTCAACAAGCGGTATGTGGCTCGTATGAACCCGAATACCATGAAGTACGAGGGCAGAAACTACATCAAGGTTCCCTATCACATCGCTGGACCTCACGGCCACAAGGCGATCAGGAACCTGAACTGTTACAACGAGATTCATTACGACAATGTGAAGAAGCAATACCTTCTGAAGAAAAAGGAATCTCATTCCATGATCGTTCTGGACAAAAACTTCAAGGTCATTCGCTACATGCGTATCCATGAACGTGTAGAGATCACCAACCAGAATATGCAGGCCACGCCGGAATTCTTCTTCCGCGTACAGAGTAACTACCAGTCCAACCAGAAGAACAATTATGTTACCGTATTCGACTGGCACGGCACCTATATCACCCACTTCAATCTGAAGTTCGATGGCGTGCTGGGCAAGGCAGAGTTGGAGAACATCTTCTTTATCGGTGACCAGATGTACGGTGCCTGCTACAAGAAGTGGTGGGACAAGATGCCGGTAGGCAGCACTGTCAAGCTGGACAAGGTAAAGAAACACGGCAAATGGGTATTCAAGACCAAGAAAGTCACCAAGGCCAATCAGAACAGTCTGAGACAGCTCAGAAGAACTTCTTACATCTTCCGGATCAAGGCCTTCGGTTGA
- a CDS encoding EutP/PduV family microcompartment system protein — MEYEQSKRTAQEATINGKPIQKLYLAGRSEAGKTTLIQALKDQDINYDKTQYVNTWDIFIDTPGEYYESKYQKSSVALCCFSFESDIVGILCGADEPFSILGYGLPTAINRPLIGVITKVDAEKANVPMARQWLENAGVYRIFEVDSVTGRGVEELRDFLLQPAPDPVPLDRAMRLQQKGLQEWESETN, encoded by the coding sequence ATGGAATATGAGCAGTCCAAGCGGACAGCCCAGGAGGCCACGATCAACGGAAAGCCTATCCAGAAACTCTATCTGGCGGGCAGAAGCGAGGCCGGAAAGACAACGCTGATCCAGGCTCTGAAGGATCAGGATATCAATTACGATAAGACGCAATATGTCAACACCTGGGATATCTTTATAGATACGCCGGGAGAATACTATGAGTCTAAATATCAGAAATCTTCCGTCGCACTCTGTTGCTTTTCTTTTGAAAGTGATATCGTGGGGATCCTGTGCGGGGCTGATGAACCCTTCAGTATTCTCGGTTATGGCCTTCCAACAGCTATCAACCGTCCGTTGATTGGAGTAATCACCAAGGTAGACGCAGAGAAGGCGAACGTCCCGATGGCCAGACAGTGGTTGGAAAATGCCGGTGTTTACAGGATTTTTGAGGTGGATTCTGTAACAGGAAGGGGCGTGGAAGAGCTACGGGATTTCCTGTTGCAGCCTGCACCTGACCCGGTTCCGCTGGATCGCGCTATGCGCTTGCAACAGAAGGGGCTGCAGGAGTGGGAGAGCGAAACAAACTGA
- the trpA gene encoding tryptophan synthase subunit alpha — translation MSNIGRAFQNGKAFIPFITCGDPDLETTASVVRAVVDSGADLIELGIPFSDPTAEGPVIQAANQRALEGGVTTDRIFDLVRDLKRDISTPMVFMTYANVVFSYGADRFLASCREIGVDGIILPDLPYEEKEEFLPFCNRYGVDLISLIAPTSDNRIARIAKEAEGFIYIVSSLGVTGTRKEITTDLDSITKVVRENAKVPCAIGFGISTPVQAKKMSEIADGAIVGSAIIKLIERYGRAAPAYVGAYVKTMKDAIR, via the coding sequence ATGAGTAACATTGGACGAGCTTTTCAGAATGGGAAAGCATTCATTCCCTTTATCACCTGCGGTGATCCTGACCTGGAAACGACAGCTTCCGTCGTCCGTGCAGTTGTGGACAGTGGCGCAGATCTGATTGAACTCGGCATCCCGTTCTCGGATCCCACGGCAGAGGGGCCTGTCATCCAGGCCGCCAATCAAAGAGCATTGGAAGGCGGTGTAACGACCGATCGGATCTTTGATCTCGTTCGGGATCTGAAACGTGATATCAGTACACCCATGGTCTTCATGACCTATGCCAATGTGGTGTTTTCCTACGGTGCGGACAGATTTCTCGCGAGCTGTCGGGAGATCGGGGTAGACGGGATCATCCTTCCTGACCTGCCTTATGAAGAGAAGGAAGAGTTCCTGCCCTTCTGTAACCGATATGGAGTGGATCTGATCTCACTCATCGCCCCCACCTCAGATAATCGCATCGCAAGGATCGCAAAAGAGGCAGAAGGGTTTATCTACATCGTGTCCAGCCTTGGTGTGACCGGGACGAGGAAAGAGATCACTACCGATCTGGATTCCATCACAAAAGTTGTAAGAGAAAATGCAAAGGTGCCCTGTGCCATCGGATTTGGCATTTCCACTCCTGTCCAGGCGAAGAAAATGTCAGAAATAGCGGATGGGGCGATCGTGGGTTCGGCAATCATCAAACTGATCGAACGATATGGAAGAGCGGCACCTGCATATGTGGGTGCTTATGTGAAAACCATGAAAGATGCGATTCGATAG
- a CDS encoding phosphoribosylanthranilate isomerase: MTRTKLCGLWQIRDIVAANEVSPDFVGFVFAQGSTRYVSPEHASALRKLLSPGIKAVGVFVDESPEMVAALLNQGIIDLAQLHGHEDEAYIDALRNITDKPLIKAVRVRTAEDIEEANQSTADHVLLDSGTGTGRAFDWSFLKHMTRPYFLAGGLTPDNVAAAVRRLRPFAVDVSSGIETEGKKDKAKMTAFQAAVQEVNDR, translated from the coding sequence ATGACCAGGACAAAGCTTTGTGGACTTTGGCAAATAAGGGATATTGTCGCGGCAAACGAGGTGTCGCCGGACTTTGTAGGCTTTGTGTTCGCTCAGGGGAGCACCCGCTATGTGTCACCGGAGCACGCATCGGCGCTCAGAAAGTTGCTTTCGCCAGGCATCAAGGCAGTGGGCGTGTTTGTGGATGAGAGTCCGGAGATGGTTGCCGCGCTGCTGAACCAGGGGATCATCGATTTGGCCCAGCTTCATGGGCATGAGGATGAGGCGTATATCGATGCTCTTCGGAACATCACGGACAAGCCTTTGATAAAGGCAGTTCGTGTGCGTACCGCAGAGGACATCGAAGAAGCGAACCAAAGCACCGCAGATCACGTTCTGCTCGACTCTGGCACAGGGACAGGCAGGGCGTTTGACTGGAGCTTTCTCAAACATATGACCAGACCATATTTCCTGGCCGGTGGTCTGACACCGGATAATGTAGCGGCGGCGGTGCGCAGGTTACGGCCTTTTGCGGTGGATGTCAGTTCCGGTATAGAAACTGAGGGGAAGAAGGACAAAGCAAAAATGACAGCCTTTCAGGCAGCAGTTCAGGAGGTGAACGATCGATGA
- the rpmB gene encoding 50S ribosomal protein L28, which produces MSRKCEICGKGQVSGNNVSHSMRHTRRKWNANIQIVRIDDNGTVRRAKVCTQCLRSGKVNRAV; this is translated from the coding sequence ATGTCAAGAAAATGTGAGATTTGCGGGAAGGGACAGGTTTCCGGAAACAACGTATCCCACTCCATGAGACACACGAGAAGAAAGTGGAACGCAAATATCCAGATCGTCAGAATCGACGACAACGGGACTGTCAGAAGGGCCAAAGTTTGCACACAGTGCCTGAGATCCGGCAAAGTCAACCGTGCCGTCTAA
- a CDS encoding glycoside hydrolase family 25 protein: MTRKRRVRKRDRRLASAIVILAMIAIACLFVFCIFRFALGEYEGLGEKMSVSASPYSEDGFYEENGNLLYEDSRYTSEAGVDVSVYQGKINWKKVRKQGISFAMIRVGYRATDSGRIQEDSRFAENLKNAKAAGLKVGVYFFSQANSVEEAVEEARYVVRKIRGKEVSMPVAFDMEETSGSRIGNLTRKQKTEIADAFCTTIQSHGYVPMVYGNPRWLLTDINLGYLTRYPVWLAHYTDKTSYPFVFSMWQYSNKAKVKGISRKTDMNIYFVRKQ, encoded by the coding sequence TTGACCCGGAAGAGACGGGTCCGAAAGAGAGACAGGAGACTGGCTAGCGCGATCGTTATACTTGCAATGATTGCGATCGCATGTCTCTTTGTCTTTTGTATTTTTCGTTTTGCGTTGGGGGAATATGAGGGGCTCGGTGAGAAGATGTCCGTATCTGCATCTCCATACAGCGAGGATGGGTTTTATGAGGAGAACGGAAATCTGCTATATGAGGACAGTCGCTACACCTCGGAAGCGGGCGTTGATGTTTCCGTTTATCAAGGAAAGATCAACTGGAAGAAAGTGCGTAAGCAGGGCATCTCTTTCGCCATGATCCGAGTGGGGTATCGAGCTACGGATTCCGGACGTATTCAGGAGGACAGTCGTTTCGCGGAGAACCTGAAGAACGCGAAGGCAGCCGGTCTCAAGGTAGGCGTATATTTCTTCTCCCAGGCAAACTCCGTAGAAGAGGCGGTGGAAGAAGCCAGATATGTAGTACGTAAGATCCGCGGGAAGGAAGTCAGCATGCCGGTTGCCTTTGATATGGAGGAGACGTCCGGAAGCAGGATCGGAAACCTCACCCGAAAGCAGAAGACCGAGATCGCTGATGCCTTCTGTACAACCATTCAGTCTCACGGTTATGTACCGATGGTATACGGCAATCCGCGGTGGCTGTTGACCGACATCAATCTCGGCTATCTGACCAGATATCCGGTTTGGCTGGCCCATTACACCGACAAGACATCTTATCCCTTCGTTTTCAGCATGTGGCAATACTCCAATAAGGCGAAAGTGAAAGGGATCTCCCGCAAGACGGACATGAACATATACTTTGTCAGAAAGCAATAG
- a CDS encoding BMC domain-containing protein, with the protein MAERNSINQVLNEIYGKAIERAGGTGQIRSVQVSTPGKEITFAHIIGSPDYTVFSNLGLDIGFHAGAHPSGSLGILSITPPENAIIAADIAVKAGNVDVGFMDRFSGTLIITGVRSSVDQAMYENLEFFRDVFGYRVCEISTQ; encoded by the coding sequence ATGGCAGAACGTAATTCTATCAATCAGGTGCTGAACGAGATATATGGAAAGGCAATCGAAAGAGCGGGGGGTACTGGCCAGATCCGCTCTGTTCAGGTGTCTACACCCGGGAAGGAGATCACCTTCGCCCATATCATTGGATCGCCGGACTACACGGTATTCAGCAACCTGGGGTTGGATATCGGATTCCATGCTGGTGCGCACCCGTCGGGATCCCTTGGAATCCTGAGTATCACTCCTCCGGAGAACGCCATCATCGCAGCAGATATCGCAGTGAAGGCGGGGAATGTGGACGTGGGATTCATGGATCGTTTCTCAGGCACACTGATTATAACGGGGGTACGTTCCTCCGTTGATCAGGCCATGTATGAGAACCTGGAGTTCTTCCGAGATGTCTTTGGATACAGAGTATGTGAGATCTCTACGCAGTGA
- the trpB gene encoding tryptophan synthase subunit beta, which translates to MTNPRGRFGPHGGQYIPETLMNAVIELEEAYEHYRSDTTFNSELTTLLNEYAGRPSRLYFAGRMTSDLGGAKIYLKREDLNHTGAHKINNVLGQALLAKKMGKTRLIAETGAGQHGVATATAAALMGLSCVVFMGEEDTVRQALNVYRMRLLGAEVIPVKTGTSTLKDAVSEAMREWTSRIHDTHYCLGSVMGPHPFPAMVRDFQAVISRETRSQILQKEGRLPDAVIACVGGGSNAIGSFYHFLDDQDVRLIGCEAAGRGIDTPDTAATIATGREGIFHGMKSYFCQDEYGQIAPVYSISAGLDYPGIGPEHAYLHDTGRADYVPVTDEEAVQAFEYLARTEGIIPAIESAHAVAYALKIAPSMSKEEIVVVTLSGRGDKDCAAIARYRGEDIHE; encoded by the coding sequence ATGACGAACCCAAGGGGGCGTTTTGGGCCTCACGGAGGACAGTATATTCCGGAGACCCTTATGAACGCGGTGATCGAATTGGAGGAAGCTTATGAGCATTACAGATCAGATACCACATTTAACAGCGAGCTAACGACGCTGCTCAACGAGTATGCAGGAAGACCGTCGCGGCTTTACTTTGCAGGCAGAATGACGAGTGACCTGGGAGGCGCAAAGATCTATCTGAAACGCGAGGATCTCAATCATACAGGGGCACACAAGATCAACAATGTTCTGGGGCAGGCACTGCTTGCAAAAAAGATGGGGAAGACCCGCCTGATCGCGGAGACCGGCGCTGGACAGCACGGCGTTGCAACCGCCACCGCTGCAGCGCTGATGGGGCTTTCGTGCGTAGTTTTTATGGGGGAGGAGGACACCGTCCGTCAGGCGCTGAATGTATACCGCATGAGGCTGCTTGGTGCAGAGGTGATTCCTGTCAAGACAGGTACATCAACGCTGAAAGACGCTGTATCGGAAGCCATGCGAGAATGGACATCCCGTATCCACGACACGCACTACTGCCTCGGATCGGTGATGGGGCCTCACCCGTTCCCTGCCATGGTTCGCGATTTTCAGGCGGTGATTTCTCGAGAAACCAGATCACAGATCCTGCAGAAGGAGGGCAGACTGCCGGATGCGGTCATTGCCTGTGTGGGGGGTGGGTCCAACGCCATAGGCAGTTTCTATCACTTTCTCGATGACCAGGATGTACGTTTGATCGGATGCGAGGCAGCCGGCAGAGGCATCGATACACCGGACACGGCAGCCACCATCGCCACAGGAAGAGAAGGGATCTTTCATGGAATGAAATCCTACTTCTGTCAGGACGAATACGGACAGATCGCGCCTGTCTATTCCATTTCTGCGGGATTGGATTATCCTGGTATCGGCCCGGAGCACGCTTATCTGCATGATACCGGAAGAGCGGATTACGTTCCTGTGACGGATGAAGAAGCGGTGCAGGCTTTTGAATATCTGGCAAGGACAGAAGGAATCATCCCGGCCATCGAATCGGCACATGCCGTGGCTTACGCCTTGAAGATCGCGCCCTCCATGAGCAAGGAGGAAATCGTCGTGGTCACACTTTCCGGAAGAGGCGACAAGGACTGCGCCGCCATCGCCCGGTACAGAGGGGAGGATATTCATGAGTAA
- a CDS encoding BMC domain-containing protein translates to MQDRNDHSEQVRIVQETVAGKEITLAHIIGGPAPIVYTKLGLNPNIDYSTSAIGIMNMTPMESVVIASDISVKSGEVYLGFADRFSGTLIITGEISAVTNAIHEVVSYFRDTLGYVSCPITKR, encoded by the coding sequence ATGCAAGACAGAAATGACCACAGCGAGCAGGTAAGAATCGTACAGGAAACAGTGGCAGGCAAAGAGATCACTTTAGCTCATATCATCGGTGGTCCGGCTCCCATTGTATATACCAAGTTAGGACTGAATCCGAACATCGACTACAGCACATCCGCCATAGGGATCATGAACATGACACCCATGGAGTCGGTAGTCATTGCTTCTGACATCTCAGTGAAGAGCGGAGAGGTCTATCTGGGTTTTGCGGACAGATTCTCAGGAACATTGATCATCACGGGAGAGATCTCCGCGGTAACAAACGCCATCCACGAGGTGGTATCCTATTTCCGCGATACCTTAGGATATGTATCCTGTCCGATCACCAAACGGTAA